A genomic segment from Peribacillus sp. ACCC06369 encodes:
- a CDS encoding DUF4083 domain-containing protein — translation MSGFNIADLIYQLFCLVFLILIIVGTVSLFRSVKHRKTRMDIMEKKMDDLHELIKKGKN, via the coding sequence GTGAGTGGTTTTAATATTGCGGATCTGATATACCAATTGTTTTGCCTTGTATTTTTAATTCTGATCATTGTTGGGACCGTATCCCTTTTCCGTTCCGTCAAGCATCGTAAAACCAGAATGGATATCATGGAAAAGAAAATGGATGATTTACATGAACTGATTAAAAAGGGCAAAAATTGA
- a CDS encoding cytochrome P450, with translation MMKEVIAIKEFTRFKTRTEEFSPYAWCKRMLENDPVSYHEGTDTWNVFKYEDVKRVLSDYKHFSSVRKRTTISVGTDSEEGSVPDKIKITEADPPEHRKRRSLLAAAFTPRSLQNWEPRIQEIADELIEEMDEETEIDMVQSLASPLPIIVMSDLMGVPSKDRLLFKKWVDILFLPFDKEKQEEVNELKQVAAKEYYQYLYPIVVQKRLNPADDIISDLLKAEVDGEMFTDDEVVRTTMLILGAGVETTSHLLANSFYSLLYDDKEVYQELHENLDLVPQAVEEMLRYRFNLIKLDRTVKKDNDLLGVELKEGENVVVWMSAANLDEEMFEDAFTLNIHRPNNKKHLTFGNGPHFCLGAPLARLEAKIALTTFLKKFKHIEAVPSFQLEENLTDSATGQTLTSLPLKACRTL, from the coding sequence ATCATGAAAGAAGTTATAGCAATAAAAGAATTTACTAGGTTTAAAACACGTACGGAGGAATTTAGTCCATACGCTTGGTGTAAACGGATGTTAGAAAATGACCCCGTGAGTTATCACGAAGGAACGGATACGTGGAATGTTTTTAAATATGAAGATGTTAAGCGTGTTCTCAGTGATTATAAACATTTTTCGAGTGTCCGGAAACGGACTACCATATCGGTTGGAACGGATAGTGAGGAAGGTTCAGTTCCTGATAAGATCAAAATCACTGAAGCGGATCCACCGGAGCATAGAAAACGCCGTTCACTGCTTGCCGCAGCATTCACACCTAGAAGTCTTCAAAACTGGGAACCTCGCATTCAGGAAATAGCGGATGAATTGATCGAAGAAATGGATGAGGAAACGGAAATCGATATGGTGCAATCATTGGCGAGTCCGCTTCCGATCATTGTCATGTCAGATTTGATGGGCGTTCCTTCGAAAGATCGCTTATTGTTTAAGAAATGGGTGGATATCTTATTCCTTCCTTTTGATAAAGAAAAACAAGAAGAAGTAAATGAATTGAAGCAAGTGGCAGCAAAAGAATACTATCAGTATTTGTATCCGATTGTTGTGCAAAAACGATTGAACCCGGCAGATGATATCATCTCGGATCTTTTGAAGGCGGAAGTGGATGGGGAGATGTTTACGGATGATGAGGTTGTCCGCACGACCATGCTGATTTTAGGAGCAGGTGTCGAGACAACAAGTCATTTACTGGCCAATAGCTTTTATTCCCTGCTATATGATGACAAGGAAGTTTATCAAGAGTTACATGAAAACCTGGATTTGGTTCCGCAGGCGGTCGAAGAAATGCTCCGTTACCGTTTCAATCTCATTAAATTAGATCGCACCGTAAAGAAAGATAACGATCTATTAGGAGTGGAATTGAAAGAAGGGGAAAACGTGGTTGTTTGGATGAGCGCAGCTAATTTGGATGAAGAGATGTTTGAAGACGCCTTCACCCTTAATATCCACCGCCCAAATAATAAGAAACATCTAACCTTCGGAAATGGTCCTCATTTCTGCCTCGGAGCACCGCTAGCCAGACTGGAAGCAAAGATTGCGCTTACTACATTCCTGAAGAAATTCAA